From the Nitrospira sp. genome, the window TTCAAACAAAAGTAAAAACAAGTCATCTAACGCAGAGGAAATAAAGGCCGGTCGGTCGGACGAAACCCCCGCTCAAGACCATTCATCGCAACCAGCCGCTAGATCCAAAGAGCAGCAAGAGCACAAGCGGATACAAGAGGAGCTGCCTGCTGATGTGCGAGAATCTGAAAAGCTTTCCGAGGAAACGCCTTCTACTACCACGAATGGACATCAAGGTATCGAGGATGATTCTGCGACGCATCGTAGAATCGCGGAGCGGGCGTTTATTCTGTTTCTAGAGAGTGGCTGTGAGCATGGCAACGATTGGTCTCATTGGTTTGAAGCGGAACAACAGCTTAATGAAATTCGAATGTAGCCACAGAACATTAAGTTTCTTAAACGCGCAACGGAAATTATTACGACAGAGGAATCGGGGACTCGGCGGGAGAGTCCGAGTCTATGGCGAGAGCATTGATTGATGCCAGCGTCGTTGTGCTGTTTGTTCCTCAACCGGCTTCGGAGCTGCGCGACATGTTGCCTTGCGCGACGACATCAAATTGAGCGAAGGATGGCCCGATGGATAAGGGGCAGGAGGCATGGAATACCATGGCAGAACGAGGCAAGGAGTATTAGTAAGTAAAGGGATAAGGGACGATTTGCGATGCGTAATGTTCGGCCAAATAATTTGCAAGGCAGAGACAGGAAGCAATGAAAGATGTCGGACGGTCCGCTAGGGAATTTGCCGAACAGAGACAGAACGTGGTAGAAGAAGCAGCCAATGAGCCGTCACACAGCCGTGGATAGCATACAACTGAGTCGATTAACCAAAAATTATTCATAAGGGGACAATCCTGTGAGGATGTCGTCGCTTGTTCTCGTACTTCTTGTTCTCGTGCTGAATGGGGTGAGCGAGCTCATGGCCGGTGAGGCCTCGACCGCCAGAACCGACATAGAACGCTTGAACGATGATTCAATCACGGCGAACGTACAGGGGAACCTGGCAGGCGATAATGTGATCGATTTTGCCAGGGTCGATGTGGAGACGGAACGAGGGACCGTGATTCTCAGCGGCACAGTGCCAACCTCAGAGCAGAAAGCTCGGGCGGAACAACTGGCTAGACAGGTACGTGGCGTCAAACAGGTCACCAACAAGCTCCAGGTCCAGACGCGCCAGCAGCCGTAAGCCCATTCGGCATGAGCACGAGACGGCACGATGTCGACAGAAACAAGCCTTTCTGCGATTGCGAGCCATGGGAAGTTGAGG encodes:
- a CDS encoding DUF2934 domain-containing protein, producing MARVRSNKSKNKSSNAEEIKAGRSDETPAQDHSSQPAARSKEQQEHKRIQEELPADVRESEKLSEETPSTTTNGHQGIEDDSATHRRIAERAFILFLESGCEHGNDWSHWFEAEQQLNEIRM
- a CDS encoding BON domain-containing protein, which codes for MSSLVLVLLVLVLNGVSELMAGEASTARTDIERLNDDSITANVQGNLAGDNVIDFARVDVETERGTVILSGTVPTSEQKARAEQLARQVRGVKQVTNKLQVQTRQQP